Proteins from a single region of Esox lucius isolate fEsoLuc1 chromosome 13, fEsoLuc1.pri, whole genome shotgun sequence:
- the tmem161b gene encoding transmembrane protein 161B, producing MGVIGVQLVVTMVMASVIQKIIPHYSFARWLLCSGSLRWYQHPTEEELRSLAGKQQKAKSKKDRRNNGHIENKPLTIPKDIDLQLETKCITEVDTLALHYFPEFQWLVDFSVAATVVYVITELYYTVARPSGEMNISVVWCLLVLSFVIKTLFSLTAHYFKLEEGGERSLCITFGFFFFVKAMAILIVTENYLEFGLETGFANFSESATNFLENQGLESQGPISKLTFKLILALLCSLIGAFLTFPGLRLAQMHLDALNLTRAKVTQTLLHINFLAPLIMVLLWVKPITKDYFLNPTLGKESMPLMTEETYDTLRLWAILLLCVLRLAMMRHHLQAYLNLAQKGVEQMKKEAGRISTIDLQKMVARVFYYLCVIALQYVAPLVMLLHTTLLLKTLGGHSWGVYPEDDLPCSLEMNSDPAVVAAASTATPGLALEARASVAHLSVALGGLRTVFTPLLFRGLLSFLTWWIAACLFSTSIFGLFYHQYLMAA from the exons ATG GGTGTGATAGGTGTACAGCTGGTGGTTACCATGGTAATGGCCAGTGTCATTCAGAAGATCATACCTCATTATTCCTTCGCAAGATGGCTGCTCTGCAGCGGCAG TCTGCGATGGTACCAGCACCCTACGGAAGAGGAGCTCAGGAGCCTGGCTGGAAAGCAACAGAAAGCAAAGAGCAAGAAAGACAG GAGGAACAATGGCCACATAGAGAACAAACCTCTGACCATTCCCAAGGACATAGACCTTCAGCTTGAGACCAAATGCATCACTGAAGTGGACACATTAG CGCTGCATTACTTCCCCGAGTTCCAGTGGCTGGTGGACTTCTCGGTGGCCGCCACGGTGGTATATGTGATCACAGAGCTGTACTACACCGTGGCCCGGCCCTCTGGGGAAATGAACATCAGTGTGGTGTGGTGTCTCCTCGTCCTCTCCTTCGTCAT AAAGACCCTGTTCTCCTTGACGGCCCACTACTTTAAGCTGGAGGAGGGTGGCGAGCGCTCACTCTGCATCACCTTTGGTTTCTTCTTCTTTGTGAAAGCCATGGCCATCCTCATTGTCACTGAGAACTACCTGGAGTTTGGCCTGGAGACAG GTTTTGCCAATTTCTCTGAAAGTGCCACGAATTTTTTGGAAAACCAGGGGCTGGAGTCTCA GGGTCCCATATCTAAACTCACTTTTAAGCTTATCCTGGCCCTGCTCTGCTCTCTGATTGGTGCATTCCTTACATTTCCCGGCCTCCGATTGGCTCAAATGCACCTGGACGCCCTCAACCTGACCAGAGCCAAAGTCACACA gaCATTGCTCCATATCAACTTCCTAGCCCCTCTCATTATGGTCCTGCTGTGGGTGAAGCCCATTACCAAGGACTATTTCCTGAATCCAACACTCGGGAAGGAGAGTATGCCTTT GATGACCGAGGAGACCTACGACACTCTGCGCCTGTGGGCcatcctgctcctctgtgtcCTGCGCCTGGCCATGATGAGACACCACCTCCAGGCCTACCTCAACCTGGCCCAGAAGGGCGTGGAGCAGATGAAGAAGGAGGCGGGACGCATCAGCACCATCGACCTGCAGAAGATG GTCGCTCGTGTGTTCTACTACCTGTGTGTAATCGCCCTGCAGTATGTGGCCCCCTTGGTGATGCTGCTGCATACTACCTTGCTGCTGAAGACCTTAG ggggACACTCCTGGGGAGTGTATCCTGAGGATGACCTTCCCTGCTCGCTGGAGATGAACTCCGACCCTGCTGTGGTGGCGGCGGCGTCGACGGCGACTCCCGGTTTGGCTCTGGAGGCCCGGGCGTCGGTGGCCCACCTGTCAGTTGCCCTCGGGGGCCTGAGGACAGTGttcacccctctcctcttccgTGGCCTACTCTCCTTCCTCACCTGGTGGATCGCTGCCTGCCTCTTCTCCACTTCCATCTTTGGCCTGTTTTACCACCAGTATCTTATGGCGGCATAG